One Leptolyngbya sp. 'hensonii' DNA segment encodes these proteins:
- a CDS encoding slipin family protein — protein sequence MVNREIIIKDTHRGLYYENGVLLSILEAGRYEIRDRDRGWVRLQRLLFRRRRPPLVEIVLVDVRERDLTIKGQEILTSDKVAIRVSIIVQFQVTDPRSALHRVQDYEERLYSDVQLAARRSLASMTLEEILTNRNRLSEDISRDVTGAAASYGVAILRADVKDLIFPGNLQEIMNRVLAAERMSQAQLVEARTKAEVQQIEADGRLEAKRREAEAQAAASHLAAESEAQVQRIKTEAEIQALRQREQAAQAYSTYPALLRLLELETLKDLARSSNARIYVGFDRLHGSPSNDREE from the coding sequence ATGGTCAATCGCGAAATTATCATTAAGGACACCCATCGGGGTCTTTATTATGAAAATGGAGTTCTCCTCAGCATTCTAGAGGCCGGACGCTATGAAATTCGCGATCGTGATCGGGGCTGGGTTCGCCTGCAACGGCTGCTTTTTCGCCGTCGCCGCCCGCCCCTAGTCGAAATTGTCCTGGTGGATGTGCGGGAACGGGATTTAACCATCAAGGGCCAGGAGATCCTGACCTCAGATAAGGTGGCCATTCGGGTCAGCATCATTGTCCAGTTTCAGGTGACGGACCCCAGATCCGCCCTGCATCGGGTCCAGGACTATGAGGAACGGCTTTACAGTGATGTGCAGCTTGCCGCCCGCCGATCGCTGGCGTCCATGACCCTGGAAGAAATTCTCACCAATCGCAATCGTCTCAGTGAAGATATTTCCCGGGATGTGACGGGGGCTGCCGCCAGTTACGGGGTGGCTATTCTAAGAGCCGATGTCAAGGATCTGATTTTTCCGGGAAATCTCCAGGAAATTATGAATCGGGTGCTGGCAGCCGAGCGCATGAGTCAGGCTCAACTGGTGGAAGCTCGCACCAAGGCAGAGGTTCAGCAAATTGAGGCCGATGGCAGGTTAGAGGCCAAACGTCGGGAGGCAGAAGCCCAGGCGGCAGCGTCTCACTTGGCGGCGGAGAGTGAAGCCCAGGTGCAGCGCATCAAGACGGAGGCTGAGATTCAGGCCCTACGGCAGCGGGAGCAGGCCGCCCAGGCATACAGTACCTATCCAGCTCTGCTACGGCTTTTGGAATTGGAAACTCTGAAGGATCTGGCTCGCAGTTCCAATGCCCGGATTTACGTGGGCTTCGATCGGCTGCATGGCTCCCCATCTAACGATCGGGAAGAATAG
- a CDS encoding S8 family serine peptidase, protein MIKTTAWVFGALGAMWLGLTPVALSNLMQQSSIGELGIDALKLHGPPYNLTGRKIAIGQVEIGRPGQFGIDKAVSRNRGVSVMRVFFRNVPAKVNVNLDPHAQNVASIMIGNDKALQGVAPDARLYASAVGLMKRNGQPEECLSTQHVAQQNGGDVRAINFSFGESLREDPRPQAVLDGNALLTQCLDWSARVHDVVYVVAGNQGKGGIPIPTDNFNGVNVAFSSRYRPNLEAGESQGLGLFSKVDFANLGDTVSSFASRVSGIENNIGPRRAISLVAPGNGVPIMNPDGKVTRGSGTSFAAPHVTATVALLQEHGDRQLRTRQPNWSTDSRRHEVMKAILMNSADKIKDSGDGLFLGMSRTLLNKANQDWLTSDAYQDRIIPLDMQMGTGHLNAFRAYLQLSPGQFGPGPAIPPIGWDYRSVGAPSGTGKLPAFRDYVLERPLKAGSFVSLTLVWDRVVELKDLNNNGEFDLGEGFEDKGLNNLDLYLMRADEMDTGKSIDASISEVDSVEHIFFPIPQTGRYKIRVVYRQQVNQPVQSYGLAWWTVPN, encoded by the coding sequence ATGATCAAGACGACAGCATGGGTGTTTGGTGCTTTGGGGGCGATGTGGCTGGGTTTGACCCCAGTAGCCCTCAGCAATCTGATGCAGCAGTCCTCGATCGGGGAATTGGGGATTGATGCCCTGAAGCTCCATGGTCCCCCCTACAATCTGACGGGGCGAAAGATTGCGATCGGTCAGGTGGAAATTGGCCGTCCCGGCCAATTTGGCATTGACAAAGCGGTTTCGCGAAATCGGGGAGTTTCGGTGATGCGGGTATTTTTCCGCAATGTACCGGCCAAGGTGAATGTCAACCTGGACCCCCATGCCCAGAATGTAGCCAGTATCATGATTGGCAACGATAAGGCTCTCCAGGGAGTGGCTCCGGATGCTCGCCTCTACGCCTCAGCTGTGGGTCTGATGAAGCGCAATGGTCAGCCGGAGGAATGTCTTTCAACGCAACATGTTGCCCAGCAGAATGGGGGGGATGTGCGGGCGATTAACTTTAGTTTTGGCGAATCCCTACGGGAAGATCCTCGCCCCCAGGCGGTCCTGGATGGGAATGCCCTCCTGACCCAGTGCCTCGACTGGTCGGCTCGAGTCCATGATGTGGTGTATGTGGTGGCGGGCAACCAGGGAAAAGGGGGGATTCCCATTCCCACTGATAACTTCAATGGGGTAAATGTGGCGTTTAGCAGTCGTTACCGCCCCAATCTTGAAGCAGGAGAATCTCAGGGACTCGGCCTGTTCTCGAAGGTGGATTTTGCCAATTTGGGAGATACGGTCTCCAGTTTTGCTAGTCGAGTTTCAGGGATCGAGAATAATATCGGACCTCGTCGGGCGATCAGTCTGGTGGCTCCAGGAAATGGCGTACCGATTATGAATCCGGATGGCAAGGTGACGCGGGGCAGTGGAACCAGTTTTGCGGCTCCCCATGTCACGGCCACGGTAGCGTTGCTGCAGGAGCATGGCGATCGCCAACTCCGCACCCGTCAACCCAACTGGAGCACAGATTCCCGTCGCCATGAGGTGATGAAGGCGATCCTGATGAACTCGGCGGATAAGATTAAGGACTCGGGAGATGGTCTGTTCCTGGGGATGAGCCGAACGTTACTCAATAAGGCGAATCAGGATTGGCTGACTTCTGATGCCTATCAGGACCGGATCATTCCTCTAGATATGCAAATGGGGACGGGGCATCTGAATGCGTTTCGGGCCTATCTCCAGCTTAGTCCCGGGCAGTTTGGGCCAGGACCAGCGATTCCCCCGATCGGCTGGGATTACCGATCGGTAGGTGCGCCGTCTGGTACGGGTAAGCTGCCTGCGTTTCGAGATTATGTGCTGGAACGTCCCTTGAAGGCAGGTAGCTTTGTCTCCTTGACCCTGGTCTGGGATCGGGTCGTGGAGCTGAAGGATCTGAACAACAATGGTGAGTTTGACCTGGGAGAAGGGTTCGAGGATAAGGGGCTAAATAACCTGGACCTTTATCTGATGAGGGCTGATGAGATGGACACGGGTAAGAGTATCGATGCCTCCATCAGTGAAGTGGATAGCGTGGAGCATATTTTCTTCCCCATTCCCCAGACGGGTCGCTACAAGATTCGGGTGGTTTATCGGCAGCAGGTGAACCAGCCAGTACAGTCCTATGGGCTGGCTTGGTGGACTGTGCCCAACTAG
- the rpe gene encoding ribulose-phosphate 3-epimerase: MTQPQSTKPIVIAPSILSADFSRLGDEVRAVDAAGADWIHVDVMDGRFVPNITIGPLVVQAIRPVTQKPLDVHLMIVEPEKYVEGFAKAGADIISVHAEHNASPHLHRTLCQIKELGKQAGVVLNPSTPLELIEYVLEVCDLILIMSVNPGFGGQSFIPAVVPKIRKLRQMCDERGLDPWIEVDGGLKANNTWQVLEAGANAIVAGSAVFNAPDYAQAITDIRNSKRPLPELATV; encoded by the coding sequence ATGACCCAGCCCCAATCCACTAAACCCATTGTCATTGCTCCATCCATTCTATCTGCTGACTTCAGCCGCCTGGGGGACGAAGTGCGCGCAGTTGATGCTGCCGGAGCAGATTGGATCCATGTAGACGTCATGGATGGTCGGTTTGTGCCTAACATCACGATCGGTCCTCTGGTAGTGCAAGCCATCCGCCCAGTGACCCAAAAACCCCTGGATGTCCATCTCATGATAGTCGAACCCGAGAAATACGTTGAGGGGTTTGCGAAGGCCGGAGCCGATATCATTTCTGTCCATGCCGAGCACAATGCCTCGCCTCACCTGCACCGGACCCTCTGCCAGATCAAGGAACTGGGCAAGCAGGCTGGCGTCGTGCTGAATCCCTCCACCCCCCTGGAGTTGATTGAGTACGTTCTGGAAGTCTGCGATCTGATTCTGATTATGAGCGTCAACCCCGGCTTTGGGGGCCAGAGTTTCATTCCTGCGGTTGTACCCAAGATTCGCAAGCTGCGTCAGATGTGCGACGAGCGGGGCCTGGATCCCTGGATTGAAGTGGATGGTGGCCTGAAAGCAAACAACACCTGGCAAGTGCTGGAAGCTGGAGCCAATGCGATCGTGGCTGGCTCTGCCGTCTTCAATGCGCCTGACTATGCCCAAGCCATCACCGATATCCGCAACAGCAAGCGTCCTTTGCCTGAACTGGCTACCGTATAG
- the chlP gene encoding geranylgeranyl reductase, with protein sequence MSLRVAVVGAGPAGSSAAETLVKAGIETYLFERKLDNVKPCGGAIPLCMVSEFDLPPEIIDRRVRKMKMISPSNIEVNIGGTLKDDEYIGMCRREVLDGYLRDRAAQCGAQVINGTLYKLELPATDKGAYTLHYADHSNGSLEGENKTLQVDLVIGADGANSRVAKAIDAGDYNYAIAFQERIRLPEDKMAYYEDLAEMYVGDDVSPDFYAWVFPKYDHVAVGTGTMKPNQSRIKQLQAGIRARAAKRLEGGKIIRVEAHPIPEHPRPRRVVGRVALVGDAAGTVTKSSGEGIYFAAKSGRMCAEAIVEFSQKGERIPTEQDLKVYLKRWDKMYGTTYLVLDILQRVFYHSDATREAFVEMCADIDVQKLTFDSYLYKTVVPANPLTQLKITAKTIGSLLRGNALAP encoded by the coding sequence TTGTCACTACGGGTTGCTGTTGTAGGTGCAGGTCCGGCAGGTTCTTCCGCTGCCGAGACCCTGGTAAAAGCTGGAATTGAAACTTATCTTTTTGAACGCAAATTAGATAACGTTAAACCCTGTGGCGGAGCCATCCCCCTGTGCATGGTCAGTGAGTTCGACCTGCCGCCAGAAATTATCGATCGCCGCGTCCGTAAGATGAAAATGATCTCGCCTTCCAATATCGAGGTCAATATCGGCGGCACCTTAAAAGACGACGAATATATTGGGATGTGCCGTCGGGAAGTGCTGGACGGCTACCTGCGCGATCGAGCAGCCCAATGCGGTGCCCAGGTGATCAACGGAACCCTGTACAAGCTGGAATTGCCAGCTACCGATAAAGGAGCCTACACCCTGCATTACGCCGATCACTCCAATGGCAGCCTGGAAGGGGAGAACAAAACCCTGCAGGTGGATCTGGTGATTGGGGCAGATGGAGCTAATTCCAGAGTGGCCAAGGCAATCGATGCGGGGGATTACAACTACGCGATCGCCTTCCAGGAGCGCATTCGTCTGCCGGAAGACAAGATGGCCTATTACGAAGACCTGGCCGAAATGTATGTCGGAGATGATGTCTCCCCTGACTTCTATGCCTGGGTCTTCCCCAAGTACGACCACGTTGCCGTAGGGACAGGCACCATGAAGCCTAACCAGTCCCGCATTAAGCAATTGCAGGCAGGCATCCGCGCCCGGGCCGCCAAGCGATTGGAAGGCGGCAAGATCATTCGGGTGGAAGCCCACCCCATTCCCGAACATCCCAGACCCCGGCGGGTCGTCGGTCGTGTAGCCCTAGTCGGAGACGCCGCCGGTACCGTCACCAAGTCCTCGGGGGAGGGCATCTACTTTGCAGCCAAGTCTGGCCGGATGTGCGCTGAGGCGATCGTGGAATTCTCCCAGAAGGGTGAGCGCATTCCCACAGAGCAAGACCTGAAAGTTTACCTGAAGCGGTGGGACAAAATGTACGGCACCACCTATCTGGTGCTGGATATCCTGCAACGGGTCTTCTACCACTCCGATGCCACCCGCGAGGCATTCGTTGAAATGTGTGCGGACATTGACGTGCAGAAACTTACCTTCGACAGCTACCTCTACAAGACCGTGGTGCCGGCCAATCCCCTCACCCAGCTCAAGATCACCGCCAAGACGATCGGCAGTCTCCTGCGCGGCAACGCCCTAGCTCCTTAG
- a CDS encoding zinc-dependent dehydrogenase — MKAQVFRGVNQLVYEEVPTPEVAADEVLVQVRVVGLCQSDIKKIRYPLYEPPRIFGHETAGTIAAVGSAVQGWQVGDRVVVLHHIPCMHCAYCLNDNFSMCEVYKTITTTAGFAPSGGGFADYVKVPGHIVHHGGLIRIPADISFEQASFVEPTNCCLKAVKKAQIVPGQTVLITGAGPIGLMFIMLVKYFGARAIATDLIPSRIQKALDLGAEAAFDARDPDLPVKIQSLTGGLGVDTSLLAVPSPKAFFQALDCTRKGGKILFFAEFPDEVEIPINPNLLYRREIDLMGSYSSSYRVQALAADIVFNRRIDVDALISDRYPLRELSRAVEQAVAPTPDTYKILLYPDHG; from the coding sequence ATGAAAGCTCAGGTATTCCGGGGAGTTAATCAACTCGTTTACGAAGAGGTGCCCACGCCAGAGGTTGCTGCTGATGAAGTACTGGTGCAAGTGCGGGTCGTGGGTCTCTGTCAATCCGACATCAAGAAAATTCGCTATCCCCTGTATGAGCCGCCCCGCATTTTTGGCCATGAAACCGCCGGGACGATCGCAGCCGTGGGGTCAGCGGTGCAGGGCTGGCAGGTGGGCGATCGGGTAGTTGTGTTGCATCATATTCCCTGCATGCACTGTGCCTACTGCCTGAACGACAACTTCTCCATGTGCGAGGTCTATAAGACCATTACCACAACGGCAGGATTTGCCCCCAGTGGCGGTGGGTTTGCCGATTATGTGAAAGTGCCGGGTCATATCGTCCACCATGGTGGCCTGATCCGGATTCCTGCCGACATCAGCTTTGAACAGGCTAGCTTTGTGGAGCCGACCAACTGTTGCCTGAAAGCAGTTAAGAAAGCCCAGATTGTCCCCGGTCAGACAGTACTGATTACCGGAGCCGGACCGATCGGGCTCATGTTCATCATGCTGGTGAAATATTTTGGGGCCAGGGCGATCGCCACAGATTTGATCCCCAGCCGCATTCAGAAAGCCCTGGATCTAGGAGCAGAAGCAGCCTTCGATGCCCGCGATCCAGACCTGCCAGTGAAAATTCAGTCCTTGACTGGTGGCCTGGGAGTGGATACCAGCCTGCTAGCAGTGCCCAGTCCCAAAGCTTTCTTCCAGGCCCTAGACTGCACCCGCAAAGGCGGCAAAATTCTGTTCTTTGCTGAATTCCCCGATGAAGTGGAAATCCCCATCAATCCCAACCTGCTCTATCGGCGAGAAATTGACCTAATGGGCAGCTACAGCTCTTCCTACCGGGTACAGGCCCTAGCCGCCGATATTGTCTTCAACCGGCGGATCGATGTAGATGCCCTGATCAGCGATCGCTATCCCCTGCGGGAATTATCCAGAGCCGTAGAACAGGCTGTCGCTCCCACCCCAGACACTTACAAAATCCTGCTTTACCCAGATCATGGGTGA
- a CDS encoding Mo-dependent nitrogenase C-terminal domain-containing protein, with protein sequence MGSNTTSSLSDEQITVWLRGLLTLAWSDGDFSAEEQSLITDLTHSDLGTEAVQVPLEPISAGELAAALGKDKKIGEDFLRTAVMVAIADGTYSTCEHELVNQFCDALGLKLDFLQALEQTLYQPETGAPVGESSLIAASPLSLPQSEAKPQPLKPLQDWLDEMDIHDPRVARFLCKMIPPQCPFERDITLFGRKVVHIPPLCKLNPLYEQLVGLRFRSLSYLADDCGEDVSPYC encoded by the coding sequence ATGGGTAGCAACACAACGTCTTCTCTGTCTGATGAACAGATTACAGTGTGGTTACGGGGACTCCTGACTCTGGCTTGGTCGGATGGAGATTTTAGTGCTGAGGAGCAAAGTCTGATTACGGATCTGACCCACTCGGACTTGGGCACGGAAGCTGTGCAGGTTCCCCTGGAACCGATTTCTGCTGGGGAGCTGGCGGCTGCCCTGGGAAAGGATAAGAAGATCGGGGAGGATTTTTTGCGGACGGCGGTGATGGTGGCGATCGCGGATGGGACTTACTCGACCTGTGAACATGAACTGGTGAATCAGTTCTGTGATGCGTTGGGGTTGAAACTGGATTTTCTCCAGGCATTGGAACAGACGCTCTATCAGCCTGAAACGGGTGCGCCAGTGGGTGAGTCTTCTCTTATTGCTGCTTCTCCTCTCTCGCTGCCGCAGTCGGAAGCTAAACCGCAACCGCTGAAGCCCCTGCAGGACTGGTTGGATGAGATGGATATCCATGACCCGCGTGTGGCCCGTTTCCTTTGCAAGATGATTCCACCCCAATGTCCCTTTGAGCGGGATATTACCCTGTTTGGGCGTAAGGTGGTCCACATCCCCCCTCTGTGTAAGCTGAATCCGTTGTATGAGCAACTGGTGGGGCTGCGGTTCCGATCGCTCTCCTATTTGGCGGATGACTGTGGTGAGGATGTGTCGCCTTACTGCTGA
- a CDS encoding EamA family transporter, translating to MTLQELSLLLTSVLASVAGQFFLKSGALKLGKVTFSNLIGHIIGITSTPELLIGLTCYALGAIAYILLLTRVHLSIVGPAIALSYVFSVLIGYFVFQEPIPISRIAGLGFIIAGVLLVVSNK from the coding sequence ATGACCCTACAGGAACTTAGTTTGCTCCTGACCTCTGTATTAGCCAGCGTCGCAGGACAGTTTTTCCTGAAGAGCGGGGCCTTGAAACTGGGGAAAGTCACCTTCAGTAACCTAATAGGTCACATCATCGGCATCACCAGCACCCCAGAACTCTTGATTGGCTTGACCTGTTATGCGCTGGGGGCGATCGCCTACATCCTCCTTCTCACCCGGGTCCATCTCAGCATTGTGGGTCCAGCCATTGCGCTGTCCTACGTCTTTTCGGTCCTCATCGGCTATTTTGTGTTTCAGGAACCCATCCCCATCAGTCGCATCGCTGGCTTGGGATTCATCATCGCAGGCGTCTTGCTAGTTGTCAGTAATAAGTAA
- the wecB gene encoding UDP-N-acetylglucosamine 2-epimerase (non-hydrolyzing), with protein sequence MKIATVLGARPQFIKASVVSQAFAQAGLEEVIIHTGQHFDAKMSDIFFQDLDLPQPHHHLEIHSLNHGAMTGRMMERLEELLIADRPDWICVYGDTNSTLAGALVGAKLQIPIAHVEAGLRSYNRGMPEEINRVVTDHLSALLFAPTPLAVDCLQQEGISAGVHLVGDVMMDTVCRYREKAKTGSFILEHLNLETQPFYLVTIHRPANTDRRDRLEAILQSLTQLDHPVVFPLHPRTRGRIEAMDLTDYLAHPALRMTSPASYLDMLKLQATCQAVITDSGGVQKEAYMLRRPCFTLRQETEWRETIDSGWNQLVEPEDLPQKIRNFIPPVQWDSLYGEGNASGKIAEILLGG encoded by the coding sequence GTGAAAATTGCCACTGTTTTAGGGGCCAGGCCCCAGTTCATCAAAGCCTCCGTGGTCAGTCAGGCGTTTGCCCAGGCTGGCCTTGAAGAAGTGATCATTCATACTGGCCAGCATTTTGATGCCAAGATGTCTGATATCTTTTTTCAAGATCTGGATCTCCCCCAGCCCCACCATCATCTGGAAATCCATAGCCTGAATCATGGGGCCATGACGGGTCGGATGATGGAGCGTCTGGAAGAATTGCTGATCGCCGATCGGCCTGATTGGATTTGTGTTTATGGGGATACCAATTCCACCCTGGCAGGGGCCTTGGTTGGGGCCAAACTACAGATTCCGATCGCCCATGTGGAGGCTGGTCTACGCAGTTACAACCGGGGGATGCCAGAAGAGATCAACCGGGTTGTCACCGATCACCTTTCTGCCTTACTGTTTGCCCCGACTCCCCTGGCCGTGGATTGCCTGCAGCAGGAAGGGATTTCTGCCGGGGTGCACCTGGTGGGCGATGTGATGATGGATACGGTGTGTCGATACCGGGAGAAGGCCAAGACCGGGTCTTTTATCCTGGAGCATTTGAACCTGGAGACGCAACCCTTCTATCTGGTGACGATTCACCGGCCTGCTAACACCGATCGCCGCGATCGGCTGGAGGCGATTTTGCAGAGTCTGACCCAACTGGATCATCCCGTGGTGTTTCCCCTCCATCCCCGAACCCGAGGGCGGATTGAGGCCATGGATCTGACGGATTACCTGGCTCATCCAGCCTTGCGGATGACTTCCCCAGCCAGTTATCTGGATATGTTGAAGCTGCAGGCCACCTGTCAGGCTGTGATCACTGATTCTGGGGGAGTCCAGAAAGAAGCCTATATGCTGCGGCGTCCCTGTTTTACCTTGAGGCAGGAGACGGAGTGGCGAGAAACGATCGACTCTGGCTGGAATCAATTGGTTGAGCCCGAGGATTTACCCCAAAAGATTCGGAATTTTATCCCACCTGTTCAATGGGATTCCCTCTATGGTGAGGGGAATGCGTCTGGAAAAATTGCTGAAATCCTTCTCGGTGGCTGA
- a CDS encoding class I SAM-dependent methyltransferase, which translates to MQSQRLNQVMQDLIQFQSESAAYELLQFRSLVGACQFLRLYQLWDRYVAKGASVLDWGCGNGHFSYFLMRSGYQVSGFALSDFPLRLQLQQLSSQFPYTFKQGDPGEPTRLPYAEGEFDAVVSVGVLEHVRETGGTELGSLQEIHRILALDGYFICYHLPNQWGVIDSLAALIPNKYHHPYRYTRRSIEALCQQAGLTIVAMHRYGALPRNLWGALPKPLRNAPWVARIWNGSDEILQYPFSLICQNYFFVAQKRSRL; encoded by the coding sequence ATGCAGTCTCAACGCCTGAATCAGGTGATGCAAGACCTCATCCAGTTCCAGTCTGAAAGTGCTGCCTATGAACTGCTGCAATTTCGCAGCCTGGTGGGGGCCTGCCAATTTCTCCGGCTTTATCAGCTTTGGGATCGGTACGTTGCGAAGGGGGCTTCGGTGCTCGATTGGGGGTGTGGCAACGGCCACTTCTCCTACTTTCTGATGCGGTCAGGCTACCAGGTGTCTGGTTTTGCCTTGAGTGATTTCCCATTGCGTCTCCAACTGCAGCAATTGTCCAGCCAATTTCCCTATACCTTCAAACAGGGAGATCCTGGGGAGCCTACCCGTTTGCCCTATGCAGAAGGAGAATTCGATGCCGTCGTCTCCGTCGGGGTGCTGGAGCATGTGCGAGAAACTGGGGGTACTGAGTTGGGCAGTTTGCAGGAAATCCATCGCATCCTTGCCCTGGATGGTTATTTTATTTGTTATCACCTGCCGAATCAGTGGGGGGTGATCGATTCCCTGGCGGCGTTGATTCCGAACAAGTACCACCATCCCTATCGCTACACTCGCCGATCGATCGAGGCCCTCTGCCAACAGGCCGGATTGACGATCGTGGCGATGCATCGTTATGGGGCCTTACCCAGAAATCTCTGGGGAGCGTTGCCAAAACCCCTGAGGAATGCACCATGGGTTGCTAGGATTTGGAATGGCAGCGATGAAATCTTACAATATCCGTTCTCATTGATCTGCCAGAATTATTTCTTTGTAGCGCAGAAGCGATCTCGTTTGTGA
- a CDS encoding glycosyltransferase family 4 protein, whose protein sequence is MKILMISTLNLSQPNGGTAHFLSLAQEFRRQGHTIHALIPDPGAIWAERAPMDQHFDQVFFSSRHLSRLIPLSKTSINTLAQIPTILSVSRQNYDWVYLRSNLFSSLISLALRMKGFPNILAEQNGWFADELNLMGVPGLFHRLVEQFQVMDARLASLVAVVVPGIQKKLMLRGVDPAKILVTRNATDIELFQPLERKQALQQVGLDPDFFYLGFIGDLEPWQGVETAIQAMPLIASQYPQVRLLVVGQGRQYDYLVQTYGADARVQFLGSVPYAQSNLYINCFDLALLPKQGLSEIGYSPIKFYAYAAAGRAILASRIAGIQEFEPAGFLALHHPGDVADLAAQAIALIGDPDRLAQMQAISRRYAEQYFSWQLVSQEILAVMESG, encoded by the coding sequence ATGAAAATCTTAATGATTTCAACCCTGAACCTGTCCCAGCCCAACGGTGGGACGGCCCATTTTTTATCCCTGGCCCAGGAATTTAGGCGTCAGGGACACACCATCCATGCTCTGATTCCTGATCCCGGGGCAATTTGGGCCGAGCGTGCCCCCATGGACCAGCATTTCGATCAGGTGTTTTTTTCCAGTCGCCACCTGAGTCGCCTGATCCCTCTCAGCAAGACCAGTATTAATACGCTGGCTCAGATCCCGACCATCCTCTCCGTATCCAGGCAGAACTATGACTGGGTCTATTTGCGGAGTAATCTGTTCTCCAGCTTGATTTCTCTGGCCTTGCGAATGAAGGGATTTCCCAATATTTTGGCCGAGCAGAATGGGTGGTTTGCGGATGAGTTAAACCTGATGGGTGTTCCCGGTCTGTTTCATCGTCTCGTAGAACAGTTCCAGGTCATGGATGCCCGACTGGCTTCTCTGGTTGCGGTTGTGGTACCGGGGATTCAGAAGAAACTCATGCTCCGGGGCGTTGATCCAGCCAAGATTCTGGTGACCCGTAATGCCACAGACATCGAACTGTTTCAGCCACTGGAGCGAAAGCAGGCCCTGCAACAGGTGGGGCTGGACCCTGACTTTTTTTACCTGGGGTTTATTGGGGATTTGGAGCCCTGGCAGGGTGTGGAAACTGCAATTCAGGCCATGCCTCTGATTGCTAGCCAGTACCCCCAGGTGCGGCTTCTGGTTGTGGGTCAAGGTCGTCAGTACGACTATCTGGTTCAAACCTATGGTGCAGATGCGCGGGTACAATTTCTGGGATCTGTGCCCTATGCCCAATCGAACCTCTATATCAATTGCTTTGACCTGGCTTTGCTCCCCAAGCAGGGGCTATCGGAAATTGGGTATTCTCCGATTAAGTTCTATGCTTATGCGGCGGCGGGTCGGGCAATTTTGGCTTCCCGCATTGCAGGTATTCAGGAATTTGAGCCAGCAGGCTTTTTAGCCCTCCACCACCCTGGCGATGTGGCAGATCTGGCGGCCCAGGCCATCGCTCTGATCGGAGACCCCGATCGCCTGGCGCAGATGCAGGCCATCTCCCGCCGTTATGCAGAGCAATATTTTTCCTGGCAACTGGTGTCTCAAGAGATTCTGGCTGTGATGGAGTCCGGTTGA